One part of the Fusibacter sp. A1 genome encodes these proteins:
- a CDS encoding S-adenosyl-l-methionine hydroxide adenosyltransferase family protein: MSSVLVFQSDFGLVDGAVAAMLGVAFEVDKSLNVQNLTHDITPYNVWEASYRLYQTAEYWPKGTVFVSVVDPGVGSSRKSVVAKTSTGQYIVTPDNGTLTHLNKYVGIVAVREIEENVHRRRNSENSHTFHGRDVYAYTGAKLAASEISFEEVGEELSVEKIVELNIGEVVRSENSILGCIDILDVRFGSLWTNIPSEDFLSLGFKHGDRVEVLIKNGPTVVYNNRIIYGKSFDDVYVGEQIIYMNSLYRTAVAINQGNFARAYSVGTGIHWTIEFKKLSD, encoded by the coding sequence ATGAGTAGCGTTTTAGTTTTTCAAAGTGATTTCGGTCTTGTCGATGGTGCGGTAGCGGCGATGCTAGGTGTCGCCTTTGAAGTGGACAAGAGTCTTAACGTGCAGAATCTGACACATGACATCACGCCCTACAATGTGTGGGAGGCTTCCTACAGGTTATACCAGACCGCCGAGTATTGGCCGAAAGGAACTGTGTTCGTGTCAGTGGTGGACCCCGGTGTGGGATCATCAAGAAAAAGTGTTGTCGCTAAAACAAGTACGGGGCAGTATATCGTCACGCCCGACAATGGCACTTTGACGCACCTTAACAAATACGTGGGGATTGTCGCCGTACGTGAGATTGAAGAGAATGTGCATAGGAGACGTAACTCGGAAAACTCGCATACCTTCCATGGAAGGGATGTCTACGCCTATACGGGTGCCAAGCTTGCGGCGAGTGAGATATCTTTTGAAGAGGTCGGCGAGGAACTGTCTGTGGAAAAGATCGTTGAACTCAATATCGGCGAGGTTGTAAGGAGTGAAAACAGCATTTTGGGATGCATTGACATTCTAGACGTGCGTTTTGGAAGCCTCTGGACCAATATCCCAAGTGAGGACTTCCTAAGCTTAGGGTTTAAACATGGGGACAGGGTCGAAGTCTTGATAAAGAACGGTCCCACAGTCGTTTACAACAACAGGATCATCTACGGAAAGTCCTTTGACGATGTGTACGTGGGCGAACAGATCATTTATATGAACTCGCTCTATAGGACCGCCGTCGCCATCAATCAGGGCAATTTCGCCAGAGCCTATAGCGTAGGAACCGGCATACACTGGACCATCGAGTTCAAAAAGCTGTCGGATTAG
- a CDS encoding GNAT family N-acetyltransferase: MLLKATEDHRESLLEYLTEEPSINIFIIGDIERFGFDNDFQEVWIQTGGQGLSGVVLRYHDNFILYTKTVLQCEPILALLETYEVGLISGKAAVIDQIYPLVRERFDYKAMNFAQLTSTESLSEDKGAVKTASEADALAIATAYGHIEEFKQLYSSSVSERCKQIENRIKSGEGTHVFITENDRIVCHGNTAAQTGVSAMIGGVMTLPGYRRRGLARQVISRLCSDLISQGKTACLFYNGIGPESLFKSLGFKEIDKWIVLGGKP; this comes from the coding sequence GTGCTATTGAAAGCGACGGAAGACCATCGGGAAAGCCTATTGGAGTATTTGACAGAAGAACCGAGCATCAACATCTTCATCATTGGGGACATAGAAAGGTTCGGATTTGACAACGACTTTCAAGAGGTCTGGATTCAGACTGGTGGACAAGGGTTGAGCGGGGTGGTGCTTAGGTATCACGATAATTTTATTTTATACACCAAAACAGTGCTCCAGTGCGAGCCTATTCTTGCCCTTTTGGAAACCTATGAGGTAGGGCTTATCAGCGGAAAAGCAGCGGTCATCGATCAGATCTATCCGCTAGTGAGGGAAAGGTTTGACTATAAGGCGATGAATTTTGCCCAGCTGACAAGTACTGAGTCGCTGTCAGAGGACAAGGGGGCGGTAAAGACAGCAAGCGAGGCGGACGCACTTGCCATCGCCACCGCCTACGGTCACATTGAGGAGTTTAAGCAGCTTTATTCATCCAGTGTGAGCGAGCGGTGCAAGCAAATAGAGAACAGGATTAAAAGCGGTGAGGGGACACATGTGTTCATCACCGAAAACGACCGTATCGTATGCCACGGGAACACCGCTGCCCAGACTGGCGTTTCAGCCATGATCGGTGGTGTGATGACGCTTCCCGGCTATAGGAGGCGCGGGCTTGCAAGGCAAGTGATCTCAAGACTTTGTTCAGACCTGATCAGTCAGGGGAAAACCGCTTGCTTGTTTTATAACGGTATAGGACCTGAGAGCTTATTTAAGAGTCTAGGTTTTAAGGAGATTGACAAATGGATTGTATTAGGAGGGAAACCATGA
- a CDS encoding GntR family transcriptional regulator, which translates to MSSKTIKANDSEKIPLYVPVYNALYTKIMSGDYKDGMQLPSEAVLTKEFDVSRHTLRQALTILTEDGLIRKHQGKGSIVSKTKKQFDPLQKELFNPMIEYAVSEIDQIEINYNFAPPTDIASQQLGIENHEIILASNAVYSVKDEVFGHAFIQIPLKRFDHLKIDLNDKDSVSDLINQTIFKMASRASMAIKLVVAEDHITKFLKVKEKEPIILLEELLYTDEGDPICRCKFYFIPEKYEISIWI; encoded by the coding sequence TTGAGTTCAAAGACGATTAAGGCGAATGATTCCGAGAAGATACCTTTATATGTGCCTGTTTATAACGCTCTATATACGAAAATCATGAGCGGTGATTACAAGGACGGCATGCAACTGCCCAGTGAGGCGGTTCTGACAAAAGAGTTCGATGTGAGCAGGCATACCTTGAGACAGGCGCTGACGATTTTGACAGAAGACGGACTCATTCGTAAACATCAGGGAAAAGGCTCGATCGTGAGTAAGACAAAAAAACAGTTTGATCCGCTGCAGAAGGAACTTTTTAATCCGATGATCGAATATGCGGTCAGTGAAATCGACCAAATCGAGATCAATTATAATTTTGCGCCACCGACGGATATCGCAAGTCAGCAGCTGGGGATTGAAAACCACGAGATCATTCTTGCGAGCAATGCGGTCTATTCAGTGAAAGACGAAGTTTTCGGACATGCGTTCATTCAGATTCCGCTAAAGCGCTTCGACCATTTGAAAATAGATCTGAACGATAAGGATTCGGTTTCTGATCTGATCAACCAGACGATCTTCAAAATGGCGAGCCGTGCGAGTATGGCTATCAAGCTGGTTGTGGCTGAGGACCATATCACAAAGTTTTTGAAGGTGAAGGAGAAGGAACCGATCATATTACTGGAGGAGCTGCTCTATACGGATGAAGGAGATCCTATTTGCAGGTGTAAGTTTTACTTTATTCCTGAGAAATACGAGATAAGCATCTGGATATAA
- a CDS encoding TIM barrel protein, translating into MYLINLSNFKSRLDWFSDFSGGLSAFLKEHQLDGIELILFEDEIGVPKELVKGLHLRYWPYWMDLWTGDTQALIRNLGDLEAAKRLYGGHGRESLVDRYRFELKKAVELEAQYMVFHVSHIGMHEVFTGDYAYTDEEIIDATIELVNEAFDVDVDIPLLFENLWWPGLRLDKKELIERLFSGVRYKNKGLLLDVSHLSIAQGDVVDARSSLEAVKKVLDELGALKQLIRGVHLNGSFPGDGLSRLQVHEVSPILDVDVNERFKQIIHEISKLDTHLPFHDEIAQEILGLIDPEFVVFEVLPKNLKELSDWILMQNEFLKRP; encoded by the coding sequence ATGTATCTGATCAATCTGTCCAATTTTAAAAGCCGATTGGATTGGTTCAGTGATTTCAGTGGCGGCTTGTCGGCATTTTTAAAGGAACATCAGCTGGATGGCATCGAACTGATTCTATTTGAGGATGAAATCGGTGTTCCAAAGGAACTGGTAAAGGGATTGCACCTTAGGTACTGGCCCTACTGGATGGACTTATGGACTGGGGATACGCAAGCGCTCATCCGTAATTTGGGTGACCTTGAGGCTGCCAAGAGGCTCTACGGAGGTCATGGAAGGGAGTCCTTAGTGGACCGCTACCGGTTTGAACTGAAGAAGGCTGTAGAGCTTGAGGCGCAATATATGGTGTTTCATGTGAGCCATATCGGAATGCATGAGGTCTTTACCGGTGATTATGCCTATACGGATGAGGAGATCATCGATGCCACGATCGAGCTTGTGAACGAGGCGTTCGATGTGGATGTGGACATACCGCTCCTGTTTGAAAACCTATGGTGGCCGGGACTGCGCCTTGATAAGAAAGAGCTGATCGAACGGTTGTTCAGTGGAGTCCGTTATAAAAACAAGGGGCTCCTACTCGATGTCTCACACCTGTCCATCGCACAAGGAGATGTCGTGGATGCACGTTCATCTCTCGAAGCGGTGAAAAAGGTCCTTGATGAGCTTGGCGCATTGAAGCAGCTGATTCGGGGTGTTCATCTGAATGGTTCTTTTCCCGGTGACGGACTTTCAAGACTTCAGGTTCATGAGGTGAGCCCTATCCTTGATGTGGATGTCAATGAGCGGTTCAAACAGATTATACATGAAATCTCAAAACTTGATACGCATCTACCCTTTCACGATGAGATCGCTCAAGAGATTCTAGGTCTGATCGATCCCGAGTTTGTGGTTTTTGAAGTGTTACCCAAAAACTTGAAAGAGCTTTCGGATTGGATCCTAATGCAAAACGAGTTTTTAAAGAGACCCTGA
- a CDS encoding DUF2164 family protein — MEKIKLTEAIKDQILYDLQTFFEREREEELGRVGGEVLLDFILKEVGPMIYNQALIDAHTLMLERVDDIYTLEMEALKFNDEK, encoded by the coding sequence ATGGAAAAAATTAAATTGACAGAAGCGATAAAGGACCAGATACTCTACGACCTGCAGACCTTCTTTGAACGAGAACGCGAGGAAGAACTAGGTAGGGTAGGTGGTGAAGTCTTGCTGGATTTCATTTTGAAGGAAGTAGGTCCTATGATCTACAATCAGGCACTAATTGATGCGCACACGCTGATGCTTGAGCGCGTGGACGACATCTACACACTTGAGATGGAAGCGTTGAAGTTTAATGACGAGAAATAG
- a CDS encoding 1,4-dihydroxy-2-naphthoate polyprenyltransferase, with protein sequence MKLKSFLKLVEIQTKVASVIPLLLGILFCSYRYQVFKPGLILLFLISMLCVDMSTTALNNLVDYRKAIKREGYNYEEHNAMVKDGIHENTAVAAIVMMLLIGVATGFALFLLTDWVILLVGAIGFFVGILYSYGPLPISRTPLGELFSGLVMGGLIYFVAIYMQIYQNGLVIAYMRGAYYNLQVNLVELSIIGFTALPLIFMIAGIMLANNICDVEDDIHNKRFTLPYFIGRELSLKLFALLYLGSFAVVIAGVLFNLLPVINLLVVVSAIPIVQNLKSFFKEQNKATTFIVSVKNFVLFSGIWMASFGLNSLIEVFV encoded by the coding sequence TTGAAGTTAAAATCATTTTTAAAGCTAGTGGAGATCCAGACGAAAGTGGCAAGCGTGATTCCACTTCTACTGGGAATCCTATTTTGTAGTTACAGGTATCAGGTGTTTAAGCCTGGACTTATTCTTTTGTTTTTGATCAGCATGCTGTGCGTCGATATGTCTACGACAGCACTCAACAATCTTGTCGATTATCGAAAAGCCATCAAACGTGAGGGGTACAATTACGAAGAGCATAACGCCATGGTTAAGGACGGAATACATGAGAATACGGCTGTCGCCGCTATCGTCATGATGCTCCTGATTGGTGTTGCCACCGGATTTGCCCTGTTCTTATTGACTGACTGGGTCATTTTGTTGGTTGGCGCGATCGGATTTTTCGTAGGAATCTTGTATTCTTATGGTCCACTACCCATCTCGCGCACACCCTTAGGAGAGCTGTTCTCCGGTCTTGTGATGGGTGGTCTTATTTATTTTGTTGCGATCTATATGCAGATCTATCAGAACGGACTGGTAATCGCTTATATGAGAGGAGCATACTACAATCTGCAGGTGAACCTGGTCGAGCTTTCGATTATCGGATTTACGGCTTTGCCGCTGATTTTTATGATTGCTGGGATCATGCTTGCAAACAACATCTGTGATGTTGAAGATGACATTCACAATAAGAGATTCACACTTCCATATTTCATAGGTAGGGAGTTGTCACTCAAGTTGTTCGCGCTGCTTTATCTTGGATCTTTTGCCGTGGTGATTGCTGGAGTGCTCTTCAATCTGCTGCCTGTGATCAACCTACTGGTGGTCGTGTCGGCCATACCGATCGTACAGAATTTAAAAAGCTTTTTCAAGGAACAGAACAAGGCGACGACCTTTATCGTGTCGGTTAAGAATTTTGTTCTGTTTTCGGGAATCTGGATGGCAAGCTTCGGCCTTAACAGCCTGATAGAAGTGTTTGTATAG
- a CDS encoding response regulator, translating to MLSSHLIKVIIVEDDPMVQRINEEFLSKIDGYECLQSVRSIEEAKAVLNTEAVDLVLLDVYLPDGLGIDLLRWIRHKEMDTDVIMITADKRSNAVDFTRRFGVFDYLVKPFKYERFSEALTRFKSMRQSMLKGEELAQEDINKIMNIACEVVVEEPVNMTQDLIYRFLKEHPNEGFTASIISKELGISRITARRYLEELERGHFVKMELSYGGVGRPQNLYHIILNKPL from the coding sequence ATGTTGTCATCCCATTTGATTAAGGTGATCATTGTTGAAGATGACCCGATGGTCCAAAGGATAAATGAAGAATTTTTAAGTAAGATAGACGGTTATGAATGTTTGCAGTCGGTTCGTTCGATAGAAGAGGCCAAGGCTGTGCTCAATACCGAAGCTGTGGATCTTGTGCTACTGGATGTGTATCTGCCTGACGGTCTGGGAATCGATCTTTTGAGATGGATCAGGCACAAGGAGATGGATACAGACGTCATCATGATCACTGCCGATAAAAGATCGAACGCCGTCGATTTCACAAGGCGTTTCGGGGTATTCGACTATTTGGTGAAACCATTTAAGTACGAACGCTTCTCCGAAGCCCTGACTAGGTTCAAGAGCATGAGACAAAGCATGCTTAAGGGTGAAGAGCTAGCTCAGGAAGACATCAACAAAATCATGAATATCGCATGTGAAGTCGTGGTGGAAGAACCTGTGAACATGACTCAGGACCTAATCTACCGATTTTTAAAAGAACATCCCAATGAGGGATTCACGGCTTCCATCATCTCAAAGGAGCTTGGAATTTCGAGGATCACCGCACGGCGATATCTAGAAGAGCTTGAAAGAGGACATTTTGTAAAGATGGAACTATCGTATGGCGGTGTGGGAAGGCCTCAGAATCTGTACCACATCATTTTAAATAAGCCATTGTAA
- a CDS encoding sensor histidine kinase, whose product MKLHYKILMSVSAMIAFVVAVLAIVVYSQFNATLKAQMEFSAMDMATTFASMGDIQHGLENGATPEQIQSIVEPIRKGTRYQYIIVMDMTGKQYSYPYESGLGKPYKNGGESRVLDHGEAYLLADSNKLISAIRAFVPINHDGKQLGAVLVGLLTDQVKVESEIHQRSLELALVVSVCIGIIIAYFLSMNIKKSIFGLEPKEIGLLLSERDLIFQSMDKGIIAVDTKGKLLLSNDKARTLLGLPTDADNQELSAYASGLSSRLMQALEKRTGCENETFAIHGANTVVINVCLMHDSKHEVTGVVASIEDLIQARAFAEEITDYRTLVDTLRAQNHEFMNKLHTVSGLLQLGHLDEAIDFVDQISQGSSQLDHLLTEHIRDHKLAGLLLSKYNQFSEKRVQLEITDESHLVELPDKLNSEELCSIVGNLLDNSFDSIIESDVAERKISFFINDLSDVLEIEIYNTGPEIDELTGDAIFNKGYTTKKDGQGIGLYLVKSIVSSIGGTIEWQNDEGVFWHVVIPFD is encoded by the coding sequence ATGAAGTTACATTATAAGATTTTGATGAGTGTCTCCGCGATGATCGCGTTTGTGGTCGCAGTGCTTGCAATTGTTGTCTATAGTCAGTTCAATGCGACGCTAAAGGCACAAATGGAGTTTTCTGCGATGGACATGGCTACGACCTTCGCTTCGATGGGCGATATTCAGCATGGGCTGGAAAATGGCGCCACTCCTGAGCAGATTCAGAGCATCGTAGAACCGATAAGAAAGGGTACGAGATACCAATACATCATCGTCATGGACATGACGGGCAAGCAATACTCTTATCCATATGAAAGCGGTCTGGGAAAACCCTATAAGAACGGCGGAGAATCCAGGGTGCTCGATCATGGCGAAGCCTATCTGCTCGCCGACAGCAATAAGCTGATATCTGCGATTAGGGCGTTTGTTCCGATAAACCATGATGGAAAACAGCTTGGAGCGGTACTTGTGGGGCTTCTTACCGATCAGGTGAAGGTGGAGAGCGAGATTCATCAGCGATCACTTGAACTGGCCCTCGTGGTTTCGGTGTGTATCGGGATCATCATCGCTTATTTTTTGTCGATGAACATTAAAAAATCAATTTTCGGACTCGAGCCTAAGGAGATAGGGCTTTTGCTTTCAGAAAGAGATCTAATTTTTCAAAGTATGGATAAGGGCATCATCGCAGTCGATACCAAAGGAAAGTTGCTGCTTTCGAACGACAAGGCAAGAACGCTATTAGGACTGCCAACCGATGCTGACAATCAGGAACTGTCGGCTTATGCCTCAGGCCTCTCCAGCCGCCTGATGCAGGCGCTTGAAAAGAGAACCGGATGTGAGAATGAGACATTTGCGATACACGGCGCGAATACGGTCGTGATCAATGTTTGCCTTATGCATGATTCGAAGCATGAAGTGACAGGCGTGGTCGCTAGTATCGAGGATTTGATTCAGGCAAGGGCCTTTGCCGAAGAAATAACAGATTATAGGACATTAGTGGATACGCTTAGGGCTCAGAACCATGAGTTTATGAATAAACTGCATACGGTCTCAGGATTACTGCAGCTGGGTCACTTGGATGAGGCCATAGATTTTGTGGACCAGATCTCCCAGGGGAGCTCACAACTGGATCACCTGCTTACAGAACACATCAGGGACCATAAGCTTGCGGGCCTGTTACTGAGCAAGTACAATCAATTCAGTGAAAAACGGGTGCAGCTTGAGATCACTGACGAGAGCCATTTGGTGGAGCTGCCGGATAAGCTGAACTCCGAGGAACTTTGCTCGATTGTCGGAAACCTGTTGGACAACAGTTTTGACAGCATTATCGAATCGGATGTTGCCGAAAGAAAGATTTCATTTTTCATCAATGACCTTTCCGATGTGCTTGAAATAGAAATCTACAATACGGGACCTGAAATTGACGAATTGACTGGTGATGCCATTTTTAACAAAGGGTACACCACTAAAAAAGACGGTCAGGGAATCGGCCTTTATCTGGTGAAGAGCATTGTGAGTTCGATTGGCGGAACGATAGAGTGGCAAAACGACGAGGGGGTATTCTGGCATGTTGTCATCCCATTTGATTAA
- a CDS encoding FMN-binding protein, with the protein MKKFNLFSIILVLLLMFSGCDKGEPLYLAGTYLGQSEGYYSKVTVSVVVDDYQIMDIEIVSHEEPEILSKIVFKELPPRIIKKNSTEVDVISGATYTSLSLLDAVEKALTSARQ; encoded by the coding sequence ATGAAAAAGTTTAATTTGTTTTCCATAATACTTGTTCTTTTGTTAATGTTCAGCGGCTGTGACAAAGGTGAACCCCTCTATTTGGCAGGTACTTATCTCGGCCAATCGGAGGGGTATTATTCTAAGGTCACGGTTAGCGTCGTGGTGGACGACTATCAGATTATGGATATTGAGATAGTGAGCCACGAGGAACCTGAAATACTATCAAAAATAGTCTTTAAGGAATTGCCACCAAGAATCATCAAGAAGAACAGCACAGAGGTGGATGTGATCAGTGGTGCTACATATACAAGTCTGAGTCTGCTCGATGCGGTTGAAAAAGCGCTGACCAGTGCGAGACAGTAG
- a CDS encoding polyprenyl synthetase family protein, protein MANWFEDEKLESQLNIVKNKMQNDLKSGNAYLNESLDYLMMSGGKMLRPAFLLIGSRFGKSYKKKENELIKLATAIETLHIATLLHDDVIDEATLRRGQASIQSKYSKEYAIYMGDYLLSRCFLLLTELQVPKELAVRLARVVSKICLGEIRQHTNRYNLEVTPMDYIRIVSGKTAALFAIGLSAGGYMTKASEDVIKKLAHAGYELGMAFQMIDDLLDYSGSENEVGKDLRMDLLNGYYNMPVIFALKDESVYRDEIRDLLSQGLESHQVEHVLDLIRKAGAIDKTKSLALKYHRRAVSLIESLPDNEGRTILLKLVPKLLERIY, encoded by the coding sequence ATGGCTAACTGGTTTGAGGATGAAAAACTTGAAAGCCAATTGAATATTGTAAAAAACAAGATGCAAAATGATTTGAAGTCGGGCAATGCCTATTTGAACGAGTCTTTGGATTATTTGATGATGAGCGGGGGCAAAATGTTGCGCCCTGCTTTCTTGTTGATAGGTAGTCGATTTGGCAAGAGTTATAAGAAAAAAGAGAACGAGCTGATTAAGCTCGCTACTGCGATTGAGACACTCCACATCGCGACGCTGCTTCATGATGATGTGATCGATGAGGCGACGCTTAGAAGGGGTCAGGCATCCATTCAGTCGAAATATTCCAAGGAGTATGCGATCTATATGGGGGATTATCTGCTGAGTCGATGTTTTTTGCTGTTGACTGAACTTCAAGTTCCTAAGGAACTTGCTGTACGGCTTGCCCGTGTGGTCAGCAAAATATGCCTAGGTGAAATCAGACAGCACACAAACCGTTATAATCTTGAGGTTACTCCAATGGATTACATCCGGATCGTTTCGGGTAAGACGGCAGCCCTGTTCGCTATCGGTCTGAGTGCAGGCGGATACATGACAAAGGCTAGTGAAGATGTGATCAAGAAACTGGCTCATGCGGGCTATGAGCTTGGAATGGCGTTTCAGATGATCGATGATCTGCTCGATTATTCGGGTAGTGAAAACGAAGTCGGCAAGGACCTTAGGATGGACCTGCTTAACGGGTATTACAACATGCCGGTTATCTTCGCACTTAAGGATGAGTCCGTCTACCGCGATGAGATAAGGGACTTACTGTCACAAGGACTTGAATCACATCAGGTGGAACATGTGCTTGACCTGATACGTAAGGCAGGTGCTATTGATAAGACAAAATCCCTTGCGCTTAAGTATCATAGACGTGCAGTGAGTTTGATCGAGTCGCTTCCTGATAACGAAGGAAGAACGATTCTGCTAAAACTTGTCCCCAAACTGCTGGAACGTATCTACTAA
- a CDS encoding NAD(P)/FAD-dependent oxidoreductase, with protein MMNKETHIVVLGGGYGGILTAKKLARKYHKHKEVKITLIDRKPYHTMLTELHEVAAGRVPVDAIRINYDKVFAGRAVKVVLDDIHNIDFDNKVLEGIVTCYDYDYLVLGTGSKPTYYGTTGAAEHSFSLWSYEDAVKIKHHILEVFGKASYELDPEKRRHLLTFVVIGCGFTGIEMIGELAEWRDKLCKTFNIPEEEVRMIVADMLPKVLPNFDDRLIRKTMKRLQKMKVEVLLNSPINNVQEDFIEIGGAGKIETYTVIWAAGVEGSDIMAAIDGEKIEKLARNRVQTDMYLRAKGYDNVFVVGDNIFYIPEGEERPVPQMVENAEHSATTVAKNVVATLSGKKLHAYKPEFHGAMVCIGGKYGVAQVGNNKRQFVLSGFFAMLTKHLINFIYFLQIAGFNKLWTYWMHEFFHVEDRRSFFGGYFAKRSPNFWLVPLRMFLGVMWFLEGWHKIDRVLKDPNDIFLLVSKLPVAAASEEATEAAGAAAEWGQALPVPEFISNIVDWSMDLVFYTADGAFTFMATIFQTGMVFAELAVGLCLLGGLFSAPAAIASIIMGMMIWASGMAPPEMLWYIFAGVAMIGGSGSTFGMDYYVLPFLKKHWKKLNFVKKWYLYTD; from the coding sequence ATGATGAATAAAGAGACGCACATAGTTGTTCTCGGCGGGGGCTACGGCGGAATTTTGACCGCGAAGAAGCTCGCTAGAAAGTATCACAAGCATAAAGAGGTCAAGATCACACTGATTGATAGAAAACCCTATCATACCATGCTGACAGAGCTTCATGAGGTTGCGGCAGGCCGTGTACCTGTAGATGCCATCAGAATCAATTACGACAAGGTGTTCGCAGGTCGGGCGGTTAAAGTGGTGCTTGATGATATTCACAATATCGACTTTGACAACAAGGTGCTTGAAGGAATTGTCACTTGCTACGATTATGATTATTTGGTTTTAGGTACAGGTTCAAAGCCGACCTACTATGGTACTACTGGTGCCGCAGAACATTCGTTCTCACTTTGGTCGTATGAGGATGCGGTTAAAATCAAACACCATATCCTAGAAGTGTTCGGTAAGGCGTCTTATGAGCTTGATCCTGAAAAACGCAGACACTTGTTGACCTTTGTTGTCATCGGTTGCGGCTTTACAGGTATCGAGATGATCGGTGAGCTTGCCGAATGGCGGGATAAACTGTGCAAAACCTTTAATATACCAGAAGAAGAAGTTAGAATGATTGTAGCGGACATGCTACCTAAAGTGCTTCCGAACTTCGATGATAGACTGATCAGGAAGACCATGAAACGCCTTCAAAAAATGAAGGTGGAAGTGCTTCTTAACTCTCCGATAAACAATGTACAAGAAGACTTTATCGAGATCGGCGGAGCTGGTAAGATTGAAACCTATACGGTCATCTGGGCTGCAGGTGTCGAAGGTTCTGACATCATGGCCGCCATCGACGGAGAAAAGATAGAAAAACTGGCGCGTAACCGCGTGCAGACAGATATGTACTTAAGAGCAAAAGGTTATGACAACGTGTTTGTCGTCGGGGACAACATCTTCTATATTCCTGAAGGTGAAGAAAGACCTGTTCCGCAAATGGTTGAAAATGCCGAGCATTCAGCTACGACTGTCGCTAAAAACGTGGTCGCCACACTTAGTGGAAAAAAACTTCATGCGTACAAACCCGAGTTCCACGGAGCAATGGTCTGTATCGGTGGTAAATATGGTGTCGCTCAGGTAGGCAACAACAAGCGTCAGTTTGTCTTATCAGGATTTTTCGCGATGCTTACCAAGCATTTGATCAACTTCATCTACTTCTTGCAGATCGCTGGATTCAATAAACTTTGGACCTACTGGATGCATGAGTTCTTCCATGTGGAAGACCGAAGAAGTTTCTTTGGCGGCTATTTTGCCAAGCGTTCTCCAAACTTCTGGCTTGTGCCTCTTAGAATGTTTTTAGGGGTGATGTGGTTCCTAGAAGGATGGCATAAGATCGATAGGGTTCTGAAGGATCCGAATGATATTTTCCTTCTTGTTTCAAAACTTCCTGTCGCTGCGGCGTCTGAGGAAGCGACTGAGGCTGCGGGTGCCGCTGCCGAATGGGGTCAGGCACTTCCTGTTCCTGAGTTCATTTCGAACATCGTCGATTGGTCGATGGACCTTGTCTTCTATACGGCAGACGGCGCGTTTACCTTTATGGCGACTATCTTCCAGACCGGTATGGTCTTTGCAGAGCTTGCTGTGGGTCTATGCCTACTTGGCGGACTTTTCTCGGCTCCTGCTGCGATAGCATCGATCATCATGGGTATGATGATTTGGGCGTCTGGAATGGCTCCTCCTGAAATGCTTTGGTATATCTTTGCAGGTGTCGCAATGATCGGCGGTAGCGGATCGACATTCGGTATGGATTACTATGTATTGCCGTTTCTTAAGAAGCATTGGAAGAAGCTCAACTTTGTTAAAAAATGGTATTTATATACTGATTGA